In one Sphingomonas sp. AP4-R1 genomic region, the following are encoded:
- a CDS encoding cellulase family glycosylhydrolase produces the protein MSISVAILSLILSASPATARDRWRPAQAQAWYDKQPWLVGANYVPATAINQLEMWQADTFDPARIDLELGWAEKMGMNTMRVFLHDQLWEQDREGFKARLDTFLAIAAKHHIKPLLVLFDSCWDPAPKLGPQHPPIPGVHNSGWVQSPGIAALQDSAQHPRLRAYVEGVIGAFAKDERILGWDLWNEPDNPAEQYRGQPKNKADLVTALLPHVFAWARSVDPSQPLTSGLWTGMTWAPTDTHRPIEAVQLAQSDILSFHDYGWPESIEKRIAMLEGYDRPILCTEYMARGAGSTFDGSLPIGKAHKVGMINWGFVDGKEQTRLPWDSWKRPYVLEEPTLWFHDVLHTDGTPYRPAEVKLITTLSRGGG, from the coding sequence ATGTCAATCTCAGTCGCGATCCTTTCCTTGATCCTTTCGGCTTCTCCAGCGACCGCGCGTGATCGATGGAGACCGGCGCAGGCGCAAGCATGGTACGACAAGCAGCCTTGGCTGGTCGGCGCCAATTACGTGCCGGCGACTGCCATCAACCAACTCGAAATGTGGCAAGCTGACACGTTCGATCCCGCCCGGATCGATCTGGAACTGGGCTGGGCGGAGAAGATGGGCATGAACACGATGCGCGTGTTCCTTCACGATCAGCTCTGGGAGCAGGATCGGGAGGGTTTCAAGGCACGTCTCGATACCTTTCTGGCCATTGCCGCCAAGCATCATATCAAGCCGCTGCTGGTCCTGTTCGACAGCTGCTGGGATCCGGCGCCAAAGCTCGGCCCCCAGCACCCGCCGATTCCGGGTGTTCACAATTCGGGCTGGGTGCAGTCGCCCGGCATTGCGGCCCTGCAGGATAGCGCACAGCACCCCCGGCTGAGGGCCTATGTGGAGGGCGTGATCGGGGCCTTTGCCAAGGACGAGCGCATCCTAGGCTGGGATCTTTGGAACGAACCCGACAATCCCGCCGAACAATATCGGGGCCAGCCGAAGAACAAGGCCGACCTCGTGACCGCGTTGCTACCTCACGTGTTCGCCTGGGCGCGGTCAGTCGATCCAAGCCAGCCCCTCACCAGCGGCCTTTGGACGGGCATGACCTGGGCACCGACCGACACGCACCGGCCGATCGAAGCGGTCCAGTTGGCCCAGTCCGATATCCTTTCCTTCCACGATTATGGTTGGCCGGAATCGATCGAGAAACGAATTGCCATGCTGGAGGGCTATGATCGGCCGATCCTTTGCACCGAATATATGGCGCGCGGTGCAGGCTCGACCTTCGACGGATCGCTGCCGATCGGCAAAGCCCACAAGGTCGGTATGATCAATTGGGGCTTCGTCGATGGCAAGGAGCAGACGCGCCTGCCGTGGGACAGCTGGAAACGACCTTATGTGCTGGAGGAACCAACCCTGTGGTTTCACGATGTTCTGCATACTGACGGTACGCCCTATCGCCCGGCCGAAGTAAAGCTGATCACGACACTCTCGCGTGGAGGCGGGTAA
- a CDS encoding glycoside hydrolase family 105 protein, with protein MTKVREPRRPHRIVDHRGAHRFNEPDGENMLVDRRSLIVALAASAAAPSIRAQAPETVLSGWPKGMSPGAIGKRVAERFVRMPHGNADGVQPTGSIIYPEGCAWYGALTFAKLSGDTDLSHRLAARFEPLFSTESALLPTVQHVDPSMFGAVPLELYIETRDPRYLAIGKAIADRQWAPLSSERLSALTPDERAISAEAVAANLSPQTRFWVDDMYMITILQLQAFRATGDPVYLDRAGREAVAYLDRLQQPNGLFFHAPDVPFYWGRGNGWFAVGMAELLRTLPAGDANRAKILVHYRTMMATLLSHQGEGGMWRQLIDRPESWPESSATAMFTFAMITGAKSGWLDGRYAQAGRKGWLALCARINANAEIPDVCEGTNKKNDYQYYMDRKRNTGDLHGQAPILWCATALLA; from the coding sequence ATGACCAAGGTGCGTGAACCCCGAAGGCCACACCGGATCGTGGACCATCGTGGCGCGCATCGATTCAACGAGCCTGATGGAGAGAACATGCTTGTGGACCGACGCTCCCTGATCGTTGCGCTTGCGGCTTCGGCGGCTGCCCCATCCATCCGGGCGCAAGCACCCGAGACCGTCTTGTCGGGGTGGCCCAAGGGCATGTCGCCGGGCGCAATCGGCAAGCGCGTCGCCGAACGTTTCGTCCGCATGCCCCACGGTAATGCGGATGGCGTGCAGCCGACCGGCAGCATCATTTATCCGGAAGGCTGCGCCTGGTACGGCGCGCTGACCTTCGCGAAGCTCAGCGGTGATACCGACCTGAGCCATCGTTTGGCAGCGCGTTTCGAGCCGCTGTTTTCAACCGAATCCGCCCTGCTGCCCACCGTCCAGCATGTCGATCCGTCGATGTTCGGGGCTGTCCCGCTGGAGCTGTATATCGAAACACGTGATCCGCGATATCTGGCGATCGGCAAGGCGATCGCCGATCGTCAGTGGGCCCCGCTGTCGTCCGAGCGCCTTTCAGCGCTCACGCCGGACGAGCGCGCCATCTCCGCAGAGGCCGTAGCCGCCAATCTGAGTCCGCAGACCCGCTTCTGGGTCGACGATATGTATATGATTACTATCCTGCAGCTGCAGGCGTTCCGCGCGACCGGCGATCCTGTCTATCTCGATCGGGCCGGCCGCGAGGCGGTCGCCTATCTTGACCGCCTGCAACAGCCCAACGGGCTGTTCTTCCACGCTCCCGACGTGCCCTTCTACTGGGGGCGCGGCAATGGCTGGTTCGCTGTCGGCATGGCGGAGCTGCTGCGGACATTGCCGGCCGGCGATGCAAACCGGGCAAAAATCCTCGTGCATTATCGCACGATGATGGCGACGCTGCTCTCCCACCAGGGCGAGGGAGGAATGTGGCGCCAGTTGATCGACCGGCCGGAATCTTGGCCTGAGAGTTCGGCCACCGCGATGTTCACCTTCGCCATGATTACCGGCGCCAAATCAGGCTGGCTTGACGGGCGATATGCCCAGGCCGGGCGCAAGGGCTGGCTGGCTCTGTGCGCCCGGATCAATGCCAATGCCGAGATCCCCGATGTCTGCGAGGGCACCAACAAAAAGAACGACTATCAATATTATATGGATCGAAAACGAAACACCGGCGATCTCCATGGTCAGGCGCCGATACTCTGGTGCGCAACGGCCTTGCTGGCCTGA